Within the Phycodurus eques isolate BA_2022a chromosome 15, UOR_Pequ_1.1, whole genome shotgun sequence genome, the region tggccaatcacaggacacatacagagaaacacaaacaaataaccgTTTGCCTTCACATTTACACCtgttgagtcttcaattaaccaaaaaaATTACCAATAGCAATGGAAACCGGAGTAtgtggaaaaaacccacgcaaacttcacacaggccgGACCCCAGATCTGAACCTACAAACTCTGAACTGTGAGGATAATTTGACAGTAACTCGTCCACCACTCCAACTGCGAGAAGTGACTTAATTTTATTAATTGGTGACAGAAGTAAGACTTAATAGTAGTATGTGGATATAATTGTGGTACCGAAAAAGCTGCTGATGAAAACGGTCTCTGATGATGGTGTTAAACTCCAATGAAGCGAAGGGATGTCTATCATATTTTGGTTGCAGTTCATTTCAGTATCCTTCGTTATCCCAGGTCACCTCATAGTCTGGATACTGGACCTTCAGTTTCTCAGTGGTTATTGCGTGGTTTGCTCTTCCGAACCCCTGTAAGGAAAACCAGAAATTGTCACTTGATAACCACACTGTTTGTCAGAATTTGAAgggtgtgtgagtgcgtgtgtgtgtgtgtttcgtgcatgtgtgcgtgtcaaACTGGAAACTCACCATAGAGTAGCCGTAAACATGGATCTTCTTAGCCTGGGCATCATGTCTGATCCTACCTCCTCCGATACACTCGCAGTCCAGTAGTCCATCCTTCTCGAGCTCTTCAGAAACCTTGTCGTAGATATCCGCTGACATGCAATGCAAAGAGGAACCATGTCATGTGATTTACATGTGCATGATAAAAGTTAACACGATACAGCGGGGAACTGGGTGCACTTTTGGTTACAATAcaggatgtacagtacatatcaaTAGAAGGCATTAATATTCCGTTCTAGAAAGgtgctttcatttcatgtcaTTTGTAAAATCATTAGGTTTTtgagaaatgtgtgttttgtgttcaaattgtAAAATTGGTAAAAAGAACTTGGAAAGATGGAAAGAGAAGTTGAGAAGCTGCATGTTCTTGTACTCActtctgttttgatttttgcAATGCTGTTGAAGCATCTGGGAAGTCCGAGCCACTTCCCTCACGCGAGAGCTCAACACTCTTTCCAGCCTGATTGGCTTGGCTTAGTAAGACCTCTCGTACACGGTAAATAATTATTAGTGATCGGTGGACTCAAggttaaaaacatacataactTGTTAAATGATGTTGTCTAAGTCAGTGCAAAATGACTAGGTCTGTTAAAAAGTGCAATTCAGACTGTAAAAGcgtaaaatgtttttccccccactacTTGATCACCAAGTTTCCAAATTACACTTAGAGTGTAGATCTATGCATGTGGCACATGCAGTGGACACActgccaaacaaaaatataaaattgttttgCTGTGTGCGTTACTGGCAATGTAAACACACCTTGTACGTTCTTTTGTACTGCATTAAtcttttttaatccaatttGTCGACTAATCCCTGAATTGTGTAGCAACAGTTAGTGATCAGACACGTTTGGAATACAGAACATTGAAACCCTTATTCTACTAAATTGACATGCACAAACAAGGGATTCATACACAAGGGAGCCATCTCGTGGTACGCAGTGGCTGCGACGTGTTTTCTCGTGTTGCATTGAGATCGGAGGCCAGGTTGTCTACTCATCTGTAATTATGTCGTTAAACGTAGTGAATGTTTCGTTTGCATGTAGTCATTGACTCAAATAAACGCGATGTCCCAAAACCCATGGTCGCAGCGACTCTAACGGGAGACAACATCGCCACTCAAGACTTCACATTGCTGCTTACTTGTTTCTGTTGTCACATTTCGCAACACATTAGCTGTGCTCACCGTGGTATTCTCCCCAGCCGTATCCACGGACGATATCTACTTCCGTGTCGTCTTCTTCCTCTCTGCTGTGCACCCTGATGAGGACGTACTTAAACACGCCGGAAGGATCGATGTCTGCCTGCGGGATGTTTACCATGCGGACAGCCGCTTTCGTTTGGGTGCACATCTCCACGCAACTCGATAACAAACTAAATGGTTTGTAATTTAACAGCAAAATCCGTTTCGGCCCGTGTAAATGCACAATGTAAACATACAAGCATATAACACTCTCTAGTTTGCTCCCACTACAAGTATGGCTGCAAGCTAGGGTGTTTTGTATATAACTCACTTCCGTTATCTTCAAACTACTTCCGTTTACggttttcaaaacaatatttatatttgattaGTTTGCTGAATTCTATCAACTTAATATtttgagatattttattttgatgccATAACGAAAGTTTAATAATGATGAcagttattcactgaaaatattaaaattaaaagatTTACATTCTGAAGTTATAACCTTTATTAAGAAAGGAACAGGGTCATAACAGCTCGTCCCCCACCCCTTAACTTC harbors:
- the phpt1 gene encoding 14 kDa phosphohistidine phosphatase: MCTQTKAAVRMVNIPQADIDPSGVFKYVLIRVHSREEEDDTEVDIVRGYGWGEYHADIYDKVSEELEKDGLLDCECIGGGRIRHDAQAKKIHVYGYSMGFGRANHAITTEKLKVQYPDYEVTWDNEGY